Proteins co-encoded in one Halorussus vallis genomic window:
- a CDS encoding XapX domain-containing protein, with translation MNATLTIFALLSGFLIGGLFHFLQIPIPAPPKLPGVMGIVGIYLGYRAVEALGVSVDVLSMLGLTG, from the coding sequence ATGAACGCGACCCTCACCATCTTCGCACTCCTGAGCGGGTTCCTCATCGGCGGGCTGTTCCACTTCCTCCAGATTCCCATCCCGGCCCCGCCGAAGTTGCCCGGCGTGATGGGCATCGTCGGCATCTACCTCGGCTACCGGGCCGTCGAGGCGCTCGGAGTCAGCGTCGACGTGCTCTCGATGCTCGGTCTGACCGGGTAG
- a CDS encoding DUF7556 family protein produces the protein MSWTIPTDDIDEPLEEGEVMLAVDDTQGDRTTVIADVSNDQAWIAMPYDESHTLSQWR, from the coding sequence CTGAGTTGGACTATTCCCACTGACGACATCGACGAACCGCTCGAAGAAGGCGAAGTGATGCTGGCGGTCGACGACACGCAGGGTGACCGGACGACGGTCATCGCCGACGTGTCGAACGACCAGGCGTGGATCGCCATGCCGTACGACGAGTCCCACACCCTCTCGCAGTGGCGGTGA
- a CDS encoding PKD domain-containing protein yields MREAMLSVALLVMVVAAPLSGTVAAAGATTTTPVAASDTANTAAQNAPELPERWNRTVGGSGDDKFTDAVAVDGGYLVVGWSNSTDGAEAHDGYVAMVDRTGRTSWERTYGGPGVDRVFDVVKVDDGYLLAGLSADSGEAWDGWVLKIDEKGAVQWERTYGESGPDAVWSLAQSGDAIFTAGYQKRDTAEAWVMELDAKGRQVWSEEYDTLRSGTDEYVNSIFATDGGKLLLTGTIEGGSGTDPADAWVMELSRSGEVEWQKDYGGAKLDKVHDAAAGANGGFLLAGRSASEGDQGQDGWLLKVNADGEREWSRTYGTARDDAFYGVTRDADGGYVFTGAMNKLSQNGADGWILRTDADGKKQWSRTFGNKAWDKFWPAVEGHGGGYLAVGDTTSFGENRDGWLVRLGGPAVAAIEDAAPNASGSTVMLSGSPVRSVTLANANASGVLAVSEQTNLSALSPPGEALYAVTVTGPESATGTAAVEFAVPTDGVAELSDVKVAHRTDGGWKFLKTTVVSESNGTAILSAKARGTGTLAVTSVDAPSASIDANESVLVGESLELSADGSNAENGTIESYRWTVAGETYTGASATVSFDELGEHAVNLTVTDAVGLNDSATASVVVNDKPSVSLDGPSTVEVGKAATFSADVSDTVGDTTVTWKFGDGEVTGESVEHSFATAGTKTVTVVVADEHGATVTKELSVKVGQQDGQNGTSGGSDGGEGSIPGFTPATAVVALLAAALVARRTA; encoded by the coding sequence ATGAGAGAAGCGATGCTGAGCGTCGCGCTCCTGGTGATGGTCGTCGCGGCACCGCTGTCCGGGACGGTCGCCGCCGCGGGCGCGACTACCACGACGCCGGTCGCGGCGTCCGACACGGCGAACACGGCCGCACAGAACGCACCCGAACTGCCCGAGCGGTGGAACCGGACCGTCGGCGGGTCGGGCGACGACAAGTTCACCGACGCCGTCGCGGTCGACGGCGGTTACCTCGTCGTCGGCTGGTCGAACAGTACCGACGGCGCGGAGGCCCACGACGGCTACGTCGCCATGGTCGACCGGACCGGTCGGACGTCCTGGGAGCGCACCTACGGCGGTCCCGGCGTCGACCGGGTGTTCGACGTGGTGAAAGTCGACGACGGCTACCTCCTGGCCGGCCTCTCCGCCGACTCCGGCGAAGCGTGGGACGGCTGGGTCCTCAAGATCGACGAGAAGGGCGCGGTCCAGTGGGAGCGCACCTACGGCGAGAGCGGCCCCGACGCCGTCTGGTCGCTCGCGCAGTCGGGCGACGCCATCTTCACCGCCGGCTACCAGAAGCGCGACACCGCCGAGGCGTGGGTGATGGAACTCGACGCGAAGGGCCGTCAGGTCTGGAGCGAGGAGTACGACACGCTCCGGTCGGGCACCGACGAGTACGTCAACTCCATCTTCGCCACCGACGGCGGCAAACTGCTGTTGACCGGCACCATCGAGGGCGGGTCCGGCACCGACCCCGCCGACGCCTGGGTGATGGAACTCAGCCGGTCGGGCGAGGTCGAGTGGCAGAAGGACTACGGCGGCGCGAAACTCGACAAGGTCCACGACGCCGCCGCGGGCGCGAACGGCGGCTTCCTGCTCGCGGGCCGCTCGGCCAGCGAGGGCGACCAGGGCCAGGACGGCTGGCTGCTCAAGGTGAACGCCGATGGCGAGCGCGAGTGGTCCCGCACCTACGGCACCGCGCGCGACGACGCCTTCTACGGCGTGACCCGCGACGCCGACGGCGGCTACGTCTTCACGGGCGCGATGAACAAGCTGAGTCAGAACGGCGCCGACGGCTGGATACTCCGCACCGACGCCGACGGGAAGAAGCAGTGGTCCCGGACCTTCGGTAACAAGGCGTGGGACAAGTTCTGGCCCGCGGTCGAGGGCCACGGCGGCGGCTACCTCGCGGTCGGCGACACCACGAGTTTCGGCGAGAACCGCGACGGCTGGCTCGTCCGACTCGGCGGTCCCGCGGTCGCGGCCATCGAGGACGCCGCGCCCAACGCCTCGGGTTCGACCGTGATGCTGTCGGGGTCGCCCGTCCGGTCGGTCACGCTCGCGAACGCGAACGCCTCTGGCGTGCTCGCGGTTTCGGAGCAGACGAACCTCTCGGCGCTCTCGCCGCCCGGCGAGGCGCTGTACGCCGTGACGGTCACCGGCCCCGAGTCGGCGACGGGCACCGCGGCGGTCGAGTTCGCGGTCCCGACCGACGGAGTCGCCGAACTCTCGGACGTGAAGGTCGCCCACCGGACCGACGGCGGGTGGAAGTTCCTGAAGACGACGGTCGTCTCGGAGTCGAACGGCACCGCCATCCTGTCGGCGAAGGCTCGTGGTACCGGCACGCTCGCGGTGACGAGCGTCGACGCGCCCAGCGCGAGCATCGACGCGAACGAATCCGTACTGGTCGGCGAGTCGCTCGAACTCTCGGCCGACGGCTCCAACGCCGAGAACGGGACGATCGAGTCCTACCGGTGGACCGTCGCCGGCGAAACCTACACCGGCGCCTCCGCGACGGTTTCGTTCGACGAACTCGGCGAGCACGCCGTGAACCTCACGGTCACGGACGCGGTGGGGCTGAACGACAGCGCCACGGCGTCGGTCGTGGTCAACGACAAGCCGAGCGTCAGCCTCGACGGTCCCAGCACCGTCGAAGTCGGGAAGGCGGCGACCTTCAGCGCCGACGTCTCCGATACGGTCGGCGACACCACCGTGACGTGGAAGTTCGGTGACGGCGAGGTCACGGGCGAGTCGGTCGAGCACAGTTTCGCCACCGCCGGCACCAAGACGGTGACGGTCGTCGTCGCCGACGAACACGGCGCGACGGTGACGAAGGAACTGTCGGTGAAGGTCGGCCAGCAGGACGGACAGAACGGAACCAGCGGCGGTTCCGACGGCGGTGAGGGGTCCATCCCGGGCTTCACGCCCGCGACGGCCGTCGTGGCGCTCCTCGCGGCCGCTCTGGTGGCTCGACGCACTGCCTAA
- a CDS encoding DUF1616 domain-containing protein — MSHGTADETLWDRLAHPAIPLDLLFVVGYVVLAAALVFQPGVYATPLAVALGLPLLLFAPGYALVSFLFPGATPDDDFAGGRSLTDVRERGLTGTERLALGFGVSLALLPPIGVALALAWTIKPVSILAAVGGLTVVAAIGGAVRRLRRPTDRRFAVPVQGWLKRARGGLSGSAADVVLNVALAAGVVVAIAAVGYAVAVPGPGQQYTDVALLTQNQTGEFVAEDYPQDFTRGQSKPIVLSLQNHESERTSYSVVVELQRVRKTDSGAAKVVQERRLARFTPTVEAGQTWRTRHDVTPTMTGRNLRLNYLVYKGDPPKNPTSSNAYEHVHVWVNVSA; from the coding sequence ATGAGTCACGGAACTGCCGACGAGACGCTGTGGGACCGACTGGCCCACCCGGCGATTCCGCTCGACCTGCTGTTCGTCGTCGGATACGTGGTCCTCGCGGCCGCGCTCGTCTTCCAGCCCGGCGTGTACGCCACGCCGCTGGCGGTCGCCCTCGGCCTGCCGCTGCTGCTGTTCGCGCCGGGGTACGCGCTCGTCTCGTTCCTGTTCCCCGGCGCGACGCCCGACGACGACTTCGCGGGCGGTCGCTCGCTGACCGACGTGCGCGAGCGCGGCCTCACCGGCACCGAGCGCCTCGCGCTCGGGTTCGGCGTCAGCCTCGCGCTCCTCCCGCCGATCGGCGTCGCGCTCGCGCTCGCGTGGACCATCAAACCCGTGAGCATCCTCGCGGCGGTCGGCGGGTTGACCGTCGTCGCCGCAATCGGCGGGGCGGTTCGGCGACTCCGCCGGCCGACCGACCGCCGGTTCGCGGTCCCGGTCCAGGGGTGGCTGAAGCGGGCCCGCGGCGGCCTCAGCGGGAGCGCGGCCGACGTGGTCCTGAACGTCGCCCTCGCGGCCGGCGTCGTCGTCGCCATCGCAGCGGTCGGGTACGCGGTCGCGGTCCCCGGACCGGGCCAGCAGTACACCGACGTGGCGCTGCTGACCCAGAACCAGACCGGGGAGTTCGTCGCCGAGGACTACCCCCAGGATTTCACCCGCGGCCAGAGCAAACCCATCGTCCTCAGCCTCCAGAACCACGAGAGCGAGCGGACCTCCTACTCGGTGGTGGTCGAACTCCAGCGGGTTCGGAAGACCGACAGCGGGGCCGCGAAAGTGGTCCAGGAGCGCCGACTCGCCCGGTTCACCCCGACCGTCGAGGCCGGGCAGACGTGGCGGACGCGCCACGACGTGACGCCCACGATGACCGGCCGGAACCTCCGGCTGAACTACCTGGTCTACAAGGGTGACCCGCCGAAGAACCCGACGTCGAGCAACGCCTACGAGCACGTCCACGTCTGGGTGAACGTCTCGGCGTGA
- a CDS encoding metal-dependent hydrolase, whose product MWPWEHLAVGYLAYSAFTHLRGKGAPSAPAVVALAVGTQFPDLVDKPLAWTFGVLPSGHSLAHSLFVAVPLALLAIQVGWVTDRKAVGGAFAFGYLSHLPADVYYPLLVGGEANYDFLFWPLIPAPQTEASIGFAEMFRTLFGRYLTELFHAQLTPYLAVELGLMLAVLLLWVYDGIPPLGALLGWSRAPTEETS is encoded by the coding sequence ATGTGGCCGTGGGAACACCTCGCCGTCGGGTATCTCGCGTACTCGGCGTTCACGCACTTGCGCGGCAAGGGAGCGCCGAGCGCGCCGGCCGTCGTCGCGCTGGCCGTCGGAACCCAGTTCCCCGACCTGGTGGACAAGCCGCTCGCGTGGACGTTCGGCGTCCTGCCGAGCGGCCACTCGCTGGCCCACTCGCTGTTCGTCGCCGTCCCGCTCGCGCTACTGGCGATACAAGTCGGGTGGGTGACCGACCGGAAGGCCGTCGGCGGGGCGTTCGCGTTCGGCTACCTCTCGCACCTGCCGGCCGACGTCTACTATCCCCTGCTCGTCGGGGGTGAGGCCAACTACGACTTCCTGTTCTGGCCCCTGATTCCGGCGCCTCAGACGGAGGCCAGCATCGGCTTCGCCGAGATGTTCCGGACGCTGTTCGGGCGCTACCTGACCGAGCTGTTCCACGCACAGCTCACCCCGTACCTCGCGGTCGAACTCGGGTTGATGCTGGCGGTGTTGCTGCTCTGGGTCTACGACGGCATCCCGCCGCTCGGCGCGCTGCTCGGGTGGAGTCGGGCTCCCACGGAGGAGACGTCGTAG